Proteins from a single region of Sandaracinaceae bacterium:
- a CDS encoding cupin domain-containing protein — protein sequence MVTGTTRALTHGEARFTLWCDAVPAGLVGTHFGVVHAGSVVLAVSTGTFPLQPGMVFCTAGDLSVRGEGQVLGVTHHDGGRGFFQLAGPAEERGRLRYIDGCTDSLLIAPQVRGEPCLNHLHFPPGVEQTFHTHPSFRAGLVLRGHGHCDGDGGRVPLLAGDAFHIPADARHRFVTTDSSMDVIAFHPDSDFGPTHDDHPMVNRTMVDGVSARHLTSIRT from the coding sequence GCACGGCGAGGCGCGGTTCACGCTCTGGTGCGACGCCGTGCCGGCGGGGCTGGTGGGGACTCACTTCGGCGTGGTGCACGCCGGCTCGGTGGTGCTCGCGGTGTCCACGGGGACCTTTCCGCTGCAGCCCGGCATGGTGTTCTGCACGGCGGGTGACTTGTCCGTGCGCGGCGAGGGCCAGGTGCTCGGCGTCACCCACCACGACGGCGGCCGCGGGTTCTTCCAGCTGGCCGGGCCCGCCGAGGAGCGTGGACGGCTGCGCTACATCGACGGCTGCACCGACTCGCTGCTGATCGCGCCACAGGTGCGCGGTGAGCCGTGCTTGAACCACCTGCACTTTCCGCCGGGCGTCGAGCAGACGTTCCACACGCACCCGTCGTTTCGCGCAGGGCTCGTGCTGCGTGGGCACGGGCACTGCGACGGAGACGGTGGTCGCGTGCCGCTCCTGGCGGGCGATGCGTTTCACATCCCGGCGGACGCCAGGCACCGCTTCGTCACCACCGACTCATCGATGGACGTCATCGCGTTCCACCCCGACAGCGACTTCGGCCCGACCCACGACGACCACCCCATGGTCAACCGCACGATGGTGGACGGCGTCTCTGCGCGGCACCTCACGAGCATCCGCACATGA